One genomic window of Melopsittacus undulatus isolate bMelUnd1 chromosome 15, bMelUnd1.mat.Z, whole genome shotgun sequence includes the following:
- the MPZL3 gene encoding myelin protein zero-like protein 3, whose protein sequence is MRCGGFVLPQGALLLLGACSALSLEIKASASVRGYVGEQVALKCSFKSSFPITESLTIDWTYRPVTGGQMETIFHYQSVPYPTTVGKFKDRISWVGNVANGDASIAIESPSMSDNGTFICSVKNPPDVYHNIPQTILVVTERGFSFQLTSAVLLSILVFLPSITVVVLLLVRMGRKFAVQKEKKKPGYKKSSIEVSDESEYTGTGTCFGKLRDRCLNCVDTDEEDPY, encoded by the exons ATGAGGTGCGGCGGATTCGTCCTTCCGCAgggagccctgctgctgctcg GTGCCTGCAGTGCGCTTTCCCTGGAAATTAAAGCCAGTGCTAGCGTGCGAGGTTATGTTGGTGAGCAGGTAGCCCTGAAATGCTCGTTCAAATCCAGTTTTCCCATCACCGAGAGCCTGACGATAGACTGGACGTACCGGCCCGTCACTGGTGGTCAGATGGAGACA atttttcattATCAGTCTGTTCCATACCCAACAACAGTGGGAAAGTTCAAAGACAGGATATCCTGGGTTGGGAATGTTGCCAACGGCGATGCTTCGATTGCTATTGAAAGCCCATCAATGAGTGACAATGGGACGTTCATCTGCAGCGTGAAGAATCCTCCAGATGTGTACCATAACATTCCCCAAACGATACTGGTAGTTACGGAGAGAG GCTTCTCCTTCCAGCTAACTTCAGCGGTGCTGCTGTCCATTTTAGTGTTTCTCCCTTCCATCACTGTGGTTGTTCTACTGCTGGTAAGGATGGGAAGAAAATTTGCagtgcaaaaggagaaaaaaaagcctggcTATAAGAAATCCTCCATTGAAGTGTCTGATGA GTCTGAATATACAGGGACAGGCACCTGCTTTGGGAAACTCAGGGACCGGTGTCTGAACTGTGTG GACACGGATGAGGAAGACCCATACTGA
- the JAML gene encoding junctional adhesion molecule-like isoform X2 — protein MCHLCCSFQKMKVLLRLTLVLTWLERCRGSAGWVFMEPQLRASAGDSVLLQCLFLDPLAKGWTMAKVDWLRLAGAGTQKEEMVFYYYSNHSIPVGRFRERVQWQGDISCWDGSIQLRDVQVNDSGTYVCEIRLLQRSSIFKNHTVLHVSPTEQRAGRGTARTQDAAALGNTGFWPLAVGCGCVAVVLAFLAGLSLRKRSAANTALERTGNGGSKNRAEEALYSSIPGAEVPKAEKGAGKKKRAEETYITMHPSRFQENGVYVELARRVIPAEWMREGRQGDGQSEEPYSGPEVTLPRAPEQDK, from the exons ATGTGTCACCTCTGCTGTTCTTTCCAGAAGATGAAGGTGCTGCTGAGGCTGACTCTGGTGCTGACATGGCTGG AGCGATGCAGAGGGTCGGCTGGATGGGTGTTCATGGAGCCGCAGCTTCGAGCCAGTGCTGGGgactctgtgctgctgcagtgcctctTCCTAGACCCACTGGCTAAGGGCTGGACCATGGCCAAAGTGGACTGGCTGCGcctggcaggagctggcacGCAGAAG GAGGAGATGGTGTTTTATTACTACAGCAACCATAGCATCCCTGTGGGCCGTTTTCGGGAGCGGGTGCAGTGGCAAGGGGACATCTCCTGCTGGGACGGTTCCATCCAGCTGCGGGACGTGCAGGTGAATGACAGTGGCACATATGTGTGTGAGATCCGGCTGCTCCAGCGCAGCAGCATCTTCAAGAACCACACAGTGCTGCACGTCAGCCCCACGGAACAGAGAG CAGGACGCGGAACAGCACGCAcccaggatgctgcagccctAGGAAACACTGGGTTTTGGCCTCTAGCTGTGGGCTGTGGCTGTGTGGCCGTTGTGCTGGCTTTCCTGGCTGGGCTCAGCCTGAGGAAGAG GTCTGCAGCCAACACGGCCCTGGAGAGGACTGGGAATGGTGGCAGCAAGAACAGAGCAGAG GAAGCACTTTACTCCTCAATCCCCGGAGCTGAGGTACCCAAGGCTGAAAAGGGAGCAGGGAAGAAGAAGAGAGCCGAGGAGACCTACATAACCATG CATCCTTCTCGCTTCCAGGAGAACGGTGTCTACGTGGAGCTGGCCAGGAGAGTGATCCCAGCTGAATGGATGAGAGAAGGGAGACAGGGTGATGGACAAAGCGAGGAACCCTACAGTGGACCAGAGGTGACACTTCCAAGGGCTCCGGAGCAGGACAAATAG
- the JAML gene encoding junctional adhesion molecule-like isoform X3 codes for MCHLCCSFQKMKVLLRLTLVLTWLERCRGSAGWVFMEPQLRASAGDSVLLQCLFLDPLAKGWTMAKVDWLRLAGAGTQKQEEMVFYYYSNHSIPVGRFRERVQWQGDISCWDGSIQLRDVQVNDSGTYVCEIRLLQRSSIFKNHTVLHVSPTEQRGRGTARTQDAAALGNTGFWPLAVGCGCVAVVLAFLAGLSLRKRSAANTALERTGNGGSKNRAEEALYSSIPGAEVPKAEKGAGKKKRAEETYITMHPSRFQENGVYVELARRVIPAEWMREGRQGDGQSEEPYSGPEVTLPRAPEQDK; via the exons ATGTGTCACCTCTGCTGTTCTTTCCAGAAGATGAAGGTGCTGCTGAGGCTGACTCTGGTGCTGACATGGCTGG AGCGATGCAGAGGGTCGGCTGGATGGGTGTTCATGGAGCCGCAGCTTCGAGCCAGTGCTGGGgactctgtgctgctgcagtgcctctTCCTAGACCCACTGGCTAAGGGCTGGACCATGGCCAAAGTGGACTGGCTGCGcctggcaggagctggcacGCAGAAG CAGGAGGAGATGGTGTTTTATTACTACAGCAACCATAGCATCCCTGTGGGCCGTTTTCGGGAGCGGGTGCAGTGGCAAGGGGACATCTCCTGCTGGGACGGTTCCATCCAGCTGCGGGACGTGCAGGTGAATGACAGTGGCACATATGTGTGTGAGATCCGGCTGCTCCAGCGCAGCAGCATCTTCAAGAACCACACAGTGCTGCACGTCAGCCCCACGGAACAGAGAG GACGCGGAACAGCACGCAcccaggatgctgcagccctAGGAAACACTGGGTTTTGGCCTCTAGCTGTGGGCTGTGGCTGTGTGGCCGTTGTGCTGGCTTTCCTGGCTGGGCTCAGCCTGAGGAAGAG GTCTGCAGCCAACACGGCCCTGGAGAGGACTGGGAATGGTGGCAGCAAGAACAGAGCAGAG GAAGCACTTTACTCCTCAATCCCCGGAGCTGAGGTACCCAAGGCTGAAAAGGGAGCAGGGAAGAAGAAGAGAGCCGAGGAGACCTACATAACCATG CATCCTTCTCGCTTCCAGGAGAACGGTGTCTACGTGGAGCTGGCCAGGAGAGTGATCCCAGCTGAATGGATGAGAGAAGGGAGACAGGGTGATGGACAAAGCGAGGAACCCTACAGTGGACCAGAGGTGACACTTCCAAGGGCTCCGGAGCAGGACAAATAG
- the JAML gene encoding junctional adhesion molecule-like isoform X1 yields MCHLCCSFQKMKVLLRLTLVLTWLERCRGSAGWVFMEPQLRASAGDSVLLQCLFLDPLAKGWTMAKVDWLRLAGAGTQKQEEMVFYYYSNHSIPVGRFRERVQWQGDISCWDGSIQLRDVQVNDSGTYVCEIRLLQRSSIFKNHTVLHVSPTEQRAGRGTARTQDAAALGNTGFWPLAVGCGCVAVVLAFLAGLSLRKRSAANTALERTGNGGSKNRAEEALYSSIPGAEVPKAEKGAGKKKRAEETYITMHPSRFQENGVYVELARRVIPAEWMREGRQGDGQSEEPYSGPEVTLPRAPEQDK; encoded by the exons ATGTGTCACCTCTGCTGTTCTTTCCAGAAGATGAAGGTGCTGCTGAGGCTGACTCTGGTGCTGACATGGCTGG AGCGATGCAGAGGGTCGGCTGGATGGGTGTTCATGGAGCCGCAGCTTCGAGCCAGTGCTGGGgactctgtgctgctgcagtgcctctTCCTAGACCCACTGGCTAAGGGCTGGACCATGGCCAAAGTGGACTGGCTGCGcctggcaggagctggcacGCAGAAG CAGGAGGAGATGGTGTTTTATTACTACAGCAACCATAGCATCCCTGTGGGCCGTTTTCGGGAGCGGGTGCAGTGGCAAGGGGACATCTCCTGCTGGGACGGTTCCATCCAGCTGCGGGACGTGCAGGTGAATGACAGTGGCACATATGTGTGTGAGATCCGGCTGCTCCAGCGCAGCAGCATCTTCAAGAACCACACAGTGCTGCACGTCAGCCCCACGGAACAGAGAG CAGGACGCGGAACAGCACGCAcccaggatgctgcagccctAGGAAACACTGGGTTTTGGCCTCTAGCTGTGGGCTGTGGCTGTGTGGCCGTTGTGCTGGCTTTCCTGGCTGGGCTCAGCCTGAGGAAGAG GTCTGCAGCCAACACGGCCCTGGAGAGGACTGGGAATGGTGGCAGCAAGAACAGAGCAGAG GAAGCACTTTACTCCTCAATCCCCGGAGCTGAGGTACCCAAGGCTGAAAAGGGAGCAGGGAAGAAGAAGAGAGCCGAGGAGACCTACATAACCATG CATCCTTCTCGCTTCCAGGAGAACGGTGTCTACGTGGAGCTGGCCAGGAGAGTGATCCCAGCTGAATGGATGAGAGAAGGGAGACAGGGTGATGGACAAAGCGAGGAACCCTACAGTGGACCAGAGGTGACACTTCCAAGGGCTCCGGAGCAGGACAAATAG